In Pelagicoccus sp. SDUM812003, the genomic stretch CTCTCGGGAAACGTGGCGACTCCTCGGCTGGCGGCTTGGTGGGCTTCGTCTGGGGCGTCCGCGGAGAGTTGCAGCTCAGCGATTTTGGCCCAAGCGCGTGCGGAGACTTCGTGCGAAGCGGTCTGATGGGCGAAGGCTTGCAGGGCGTGGAGGAGCTCCTGGTCGGCCTGGTCGCTTACGGCGATGTTTCCTGCGTAGATCAGTCGGGAAAGGTTGGCATCGTAAAAGGCGGTCGGATCTTCGTCGTCGAGATGAAAGCGCAGCAGCTTCTGGTAGAGGTGGAGCGCCTTGAGCTCGGGGGAATACCCCTCGGCGGGCGGCAGTTGCCAGTCAAGAAAGGTCTCAACTGGGGCGAAGAGTGGGTCGTCTTCGCTGAGCTGAAAGGCGTTTTCCGCGATCATGGCCGCTTGCTCTCCGGCTTGATAAAAGGCGAGGGCTTCGTGGGCCAGGAAATCGTAGAGCGTGGGGCGGTAGGCGAGCGGCACGTTTCCCATGTCCAGCAATGCGGAGTAGTCGCTGATTGGGAGGCTCTGCAGGACGGCTTCGTTTTCCAAGGCGGCGGAAAAATGCCGGTCGATTTCGCTGAGAAGTTTCGACAGGTCCCAGGTTTTGATATCGTCGCTGTCGTTCGCCGAAACGGTGGAGCGCTCGAGCAGGCTCCAGCGGTTTTGTTGAAAATAGCTCCAGTAGAAGTGAGCGGTGATGGCGCTGACTGCAGGGCGAAGGAACTCCGGTACGTCGCGGGCGCGTTCTCGAAGGCGCTCGATGGCGTAGGTGGTGTCGCCTCCTTGAATCTCGATCTCCAAGGAGATCTTCTGCAGGTTGGCCCGCAGGGCTTGCGCAGCTTGGCCGCTTTGTTCGGCTTGCTCGATGATCGTATCGAGAATCTGGATAGCGGTGCGAGGGAGGCCGTCTTGGCGGGCTTCTTCGACCTGGAGCCAAAGGTCTTCGTCGGCCTGGGCGAAGCAGGTCGCAAGCGGAGTGATGAGTGCGGCGAGGGAGACGAGCAGGATTCGGAATGAGGGGCGCATGAGTGGACGTTTGTTTATTCAGGTAGGCGCGTGGGCCTCGCCCTACGGATATGTTTGATGGATTGTTATGTAGTACTACTAGCAGACGATTTTGGATTTAGAAATCTTAGAGGAAAATGGCTTTGCCAAGGGTATGGCGGGGATGGGGGCGCGGTTGGCCTGTCAGGTCGCACGCGGCGATTAGAGTCCCTTCGGGATCAGGGCTGGAGAGACGCGGGATTTGGGGCCGAAAAAAGCGCCTCCGGGTGGGAGACGCTTGGGGAAACTGGGGTTGTAGGTTACGGCGCTGGGGCGAGAGGATCATGGCGGGTCGGCGCCCCGCCCTGCAGTAAGGCCACCGCCTTTATTCGCCGTGGGTGGCGCGGGCGTTGGGGTCGGTGCGTTGGCGGGCGAGGAATTCCACCACGTCGCGCAGGTCGTGGCGGCTGAGGTTGTCAGCGAACACCGCGGGCATGCTGGAGGGCATGGAGTCGCGTTTGACGACGGTGGATTTCGCGAACGTTTCTTCTTCGCCGGAGGGCAGCGTGAGGGTGATGGTCTTCTGGTCTTCCTTCGATACGAGACCGAATTTTGAGCTGCCGTCCCCAAGCGTGAGGATGACGTTTTCGTACCCGTGCGCGATGGTGGCGTTGGGAGCGACCACTGCTTCCAGCAGCTCGCGGCGGTCGAGGCGCAGACCGATATCGGAGAGATTTGGTCCTGCCGCTTCCCCGGGGCCGTACACGATGTGGCAGCGCACGCAGGCCATGATCTGGTTGTTGAAAAAGACGTCGTTGCCTTCCGGTCGGCTGGAGCCGCCTTCGAGGGCGAAGCGGTAGGGGGCGAGCGGATCGGGGTCTGCTGCGATGGCGGCTTGGTAGGCTTGGTAGGCGGCTCGTACCTCTGGAGCGGGATGGTTTTCGGCGGCTTCGATGAGCTCAAGCTGGGCGTCGAGAGGGACTTCGTTTCGGGCGAGTCGCTGCAGGCTGCTCGCTAGCAGCTCGCTGGCGAAGGGTTGCTCGGTCTTGGCCAGCGTCTTGAAGGCGACGCGTTGCTCTTGGGCGCTGCCCTCGCTCATGAGGGCGAGCGTGCGCTTGGCTTGTTCAGGCGCCTTTCGGGCCACTAGGGGCAGAGCGGCGAGGCGCAGTTCGGAGGCGTCTGATTCGCTGGCCGCGATGACGAGCTGGTCCATGCGAGGGTCGTTCTGCTGGACCAGACTCTCAAACGCCGCCACCCGAGCGGCGCCGTCCTGAGCCTCATCGAGCGCTAGGGCGAACAGGGCGTCTGCGATTCCGGTGACGCCGAGTTTCGAAGCGGTTTCGATATAGGCGGCCTGCACCGTGCCGGGGGCTGCGCCTAGGATTTGCGGAGCGACGGTGGCCAAGGCCTTGGCGGGGACTAGGGCGTCGCGTTTCGGCAGTGGCCGGTACACGCCCATGATGCGGTCGCGCTGCAGCGGGTCCGGCCAGGATCCGAGCTGGGCGAGGGCTTCGAGCCGAAAGCGGGTGTCGATGTCGGCATCCGCAGCCAGCTGGGCCATGGTTTGGGCGTTTTCGGCGTCGCCGAGACGAAAGTGGGCGTTGATGACTCGGAGGGCTAGAGCCGGCTCTTGCATGAGTGGATGCTCGATCGCGGCGGCGAGCGCAGGGAAGGCGGCTTCGATGGGGTGATCGTTGATGGCACGGGCAGCTTCCAGGACGATCTCCTTGTCCGGGTCCTTGAGAAATCGGGCGACAAGCGGGTCCTGCAGGCGTCTCAAGGCGAGCAGCGCTGCCATGCGCACGGCGGTGGAATCGTCGTCGATGGCAGCTTGCAGCGCAGGACGGTGGTTGGCCCCGACGAGTCCCATGACGATGGCATGCTCCAGGTAGGCGTCTGCCCCGTCGTTCTCTCGCGCGGCCTCGACGAGGGCGGGAGCGGCGTCGGCGGCTTGCAGTTTGCCGAGGCTTTGGGCGGCGAAGAAACGTACGCGCGGGCTGGCGTCCTGCAGGCGGGAGACGAGCTGATCGATGTTTCCAGCGATGCGATGATCGCCGATGAGCTTAGCGGCTTGGGCGCGGACTTCGGCGGTTTCGCTGTGGGCGAGAGCGCTGATTTCGGAAGCGGCTTTTGGCGAATCGCGATCCGCGAGCACGCCCAGTCCCCAGGTGGCGTGCAGGCGAGCGTGGAGGTCGCGGCTTGGGTCGCCGGCGATGCGGGAGAGCAGCGGCACGTTTGCCTCGCCTCTGGAGGCGAGCTCGAGCTGGGCTTCCAGGCGCACGTTCCAGTTGGGATGGCTCAGCAGATCGGCCAGCTCCTCGGAGTCGCGATCGGCCATGCCCTGGGAAATGAGGTTTCGCGTTTCGTCGATGATCGGATCCTGCAGCGTTTCGGGATTGGCCAAGGCGTAGACGCGGCCCTTGTTGGACTTGGGCCAGCCGTCCACCCAGTCCAGCACGTAGAACTTCCCGTCCGGGGCGAAGGTCACGTCGGTAGGCAGGATGCCTTCGAGGAAGTCCGTTTTCTCGCCAAGTTTGTAGGTGGCCCCGTCTTGCTCGAAGGTGTAGCTGGTGACGCCGCTGGAGGCGATGCTGCCCTTGAAGTGGGTGATGAAAAGGTGTCCTTGGTACTCGGGCGAGAGTCCGGTGCCGGGGTGGTAGGCGATGCCGGAGGGACCGTCGTCGATATAGAAAAGCGGCGGCAGGGCGAAACGGGTCCGCCCATCGAAGCGCGTTTTCCACCAGCCCTCCGACATCCAGACGCCGGCCCCGCCCAGCGGGGCGTGCTGGTGGCCGATGCGCCAGCCGGAGTCGCCACCGTCCACGATGTGCACCAGTCGCTCGAAGTCTCCGTTGTCGCAGTCGTTGTCGCCGGTGAAGAGGTTGCCCAGCTCGTCGAAGGCCAGCTCCTGCGGGTTGCGCAGGCCCCAGTGCACGATTTCCAGCTCGGAGCCGTCGAGATTGCAGCGGTACACGGCGCCTTGGTCCGGGTAGGCGAGGGTCTCGCCTTCGTGGTTGGTGACGTTGATGCCGCGGTCGCCGATGGAGAAATAGAGTTTTCCATCCGGCCCGAGGATCAAACCATGGAAGTCGTGGCCGGTGTAGCCGAAGTGCACCCCGAAGCCGCGATGGATGGATTCGCGCGAAAGCGCTTTCCCGTCCTCGCTGATGCCTTCCAGTTTCCAGAGGTGCGGGATGTTGGTGAAATAGACGTCGCCTTGTCGCGCCAGCACGCCGGAAGCGATGCCGCTGAGGCTGGAGTCGAACTTTCCTCCGTAGTCGGTGGAGCGGTCCGCGCGGCCGTCGCCATCGGTGTCCACCAGCAAGCGCAGCACTTCGCTCTCGATTTCGAACTGCTTGGCCTGCTCCTCCCCGAAGAGTTCGATGATGCCTCGTGCTCGATCGTCCACGGTGCGGAAGGCCATGTCCTCCTCCAGCATGTCCAGGTAGCCGCGGATATCGAGCACGCTGGTGCGGTAGCGATAGGTTTCCGCCACGAAGAGGCGGCCCTGCTCGTCGAAGTCGAAGGCTACCGGATTGGCCAGCAGCGGCTCGGCCGCCCAGAGGGAGGCCTCGATGCCCTCGGGAAGGCGCAGCTGGTTGATGGCCAGCTCGGTCTCGGCAGTGGCGGCATCGATGATGGGATCGGGGAGACGGTCCGACGGTTCAAGGGTCATTTTCTGGCCGAAGGCCAGCGAGACCACGCAGCCGGCTGCGATTAGGGGTAAGGCGCGGATGAGCATAAGTTGTGTTAGATGGGGCTTGTAGCTGATCTAATGCGCGAGGCAAAGAAGAGCTGACTCTTATGTATTGGCAATCTGGGGATTGGTTGCCAAGTTCGCTGGGTCAGTTTTGACCTATCCCGTTAATACCCTTGGCGAGGGATTGCGAATGCAATGATAAATCTCTTTCCCGAAGCCTAACGATCAACCCACTGCTCCCCCACCTATGGATTCTCGTAGAACTTTCTTGAAAGGCGCCTTCGGCTTGGCCGCTGGCTCCCTGCTCGCGCGGCCTGTCCTGTCCGCTACTGCTTCGCTCGCCGAGCGCGTGCAGGGCACGTGGTTCGACATTTCGCTAGCCCAGTGGTCGCTCAACAAGGCCTTCTGGAACGGCGAGAAGGACAAGATGCGCTTCCCTCAGATCGCCAAGAACGAATTCGGCATCAACGCGGTGGAGTACGTGAACCAGTTTTACATGGAAGGCTTTTCGCAGGCCGTAGTTGACGAGCTGGTACGCGTTTCCAACGGCGAAGGCGTGCGCAACGTGCTCATCATGTGCGATCGGGAGGGACGTTTGGGCGATCCGGACGAAGCCAAGCGGAGCGAAGCCATCGAGAACCATCGCCGGTGGATCGAGATGGCCCGAGCCCTCGGCTGTCACGCTATTCGCGTGAATGCCGCTTCGGAGGGGACCTTCGACGAGCAGATCAAGCTGGCGGCGGACGGCCTGCGCCGCCTATCCGAAATGGGCGACTTGTACGGCATCAGCGTAATCGTGGAAAACCATGGCGGCCTCTCCAGCAACGGCGCTTGGCTGTCCGCGGTGATGCGGCAGGTGGACCATCCGCGCTGCGGGACCTTGCCGGACTTCGGAAACTTCGTGGTCGATCGGGAAACGGGCGAGCAGTACGACCGCTATCTTGGCACGGAACAGCTGATGCCCTTCGCCAAAGGGGTCAGCGCCAAGACCTATAACTTCATGCCCGACGGCTATGAGCGCGATCTCGACTACGGAAGGTTGCTGGAGATCGTAAAGACGTCTGGCTACCGCGGATACATCGGCATCGAATGGGAAGGCAGCTCGCTCGACGAGCCGACGGGAATTCTCAAGACCAAGAAGCTGCTCGAGATGCTCGGCGGCCGAGCGTAAGGCGAGCGGCGAGGGTAGAGTGGTGAAGGTGGTGGCCGACCTGCTCGGCGGCCATATTTCGCTTGGGAGGCTCATGTGCCCGCGAGGGCCTGCGGGCGCTCCCTTGGTTGGTGGGAGCGGCGTCGACCGTGTTCGGCACGGTTTTCTGAACGCGCCGGGGACGTCGCGTCCCACCTTGTAGCTACGCTTCAGCTACACGTCGCAGATGCGGATGCCTTGGGCGAGGGCGGCGATGGGATCCTCCCAGCTAGGCACGAACTCCTGAGCGACGTAGCCGTCGTAACCGGTTTCCAAAATCGCTCGCATGATGGCGGGATAAAAGAGCTCCTGCGTCTCGTCGATCTCATGACGGCCCGGCACGCCGCCAGTGTGGTAGTGCCCGAAGTACGGGTGGTTTTCCTGAATGGTGGCGATGACGTCGCCGTCCATGATCTGCATGTGATAGATGTCGTAGAGCAGCTTGAAGGCCTCCGACTCCACGCGCTTGACCAGTTCCACGCCCCAAGCGGTATGGTCGCATTGGTAGTCGGGGTGGTTGCGCTTGGAGTTCAGCAGCTCCATCACCACTAGTATGCCGTGCTTTTCGGCGATCGGGGTAATGCGCTGCAGGCCGATCTTGCAGTTTTCCAGGCCTTCTTCGTCGTCCAGCCCGTCGCGGTTTCCCGAGAAGCAGATCACGCGCTTGGCCCCGGCGTTGGCGACCTGCGGAATGTTTGTTTCGAAGAAGGAAACGATGTTGTCGTGGTTTTCCAGCCGGTTGAGCCCAGAAACGATGCCGCCAGGGACGCCCCAGATCAGCGAGGGGTCGAGACCGTTTTCCCTCAGCGTCGGAATCTCGTCCACGTTTACGAGATCCAGCGCCTCCAGTCCGACCTCCTTTCCGCGGCGGCAGAGCTCGTCCAGCTCGATGTCCTTGTAGCACCAGCGGCAAGCGGAGTGGTGGATGTTTCGCTTAAGATCGGAAGTGGGCATGGACATAGCTTCGCTGGTTTCGT encodes the following:
- a CDS encoding HEAT repeat domain-containing protein translates to MLIRALPLIAAGCVVSLAFGQKMTLEPSDRLPDPIIDAATAETELAINQLRLPEGIEASLWAAEPLLANPVAFDFDEQGRLFVAETYRYRTSVLDIRGYLDMLEEDMAFRTVDDRARGIIELFGEEQAKQFEIESEVLRLLVDTDGDGRADRSTDYGGKFDSSLSGIASGVLARQGDVYFTNIPHLWKLEGISEDGKALSRESIHRGFGVHFGYTGHDFHGLILGPDGKLYFSIGDRGINVTNHEGETLAYPDQGAVYRCNLDGSELEIVHWGLRNPQELAFDELGNLFTGDNDCDNGDFERLVHIVDGGDSGWRIGHQHAPLGGAGVWMSEGWWKTRFDGRTRFALPPLFYIDDGPSGIAYHPGTGLSPEYQGHLFITHFKGSIASSGVTSYTFEQDGATYKLGEKTDFLEGILPTDVTFAPDGKFYVLDWVDGWPKSNKGRVYALANPETLQDPIIDETRNLISQGMADRDSEELADLLSHPNWNVRLEAQLELASRGEANVPLLSRIAGDPSRDLHARLHATWGLGVLADRDSPKAASEISALAHSETAEVRAQAAKLIGDHRIAGNIDQLVSRLQDASPRVRFFAAQSLGKLQAADAAPALVEAARENDGADAYLEHAIVMGLVGANHRPALQAAIDDDSTAVRMAALLALRRLQDPLVARFLKDPDKEIVLEAARAINDHPIEAAFPALAAAIEHPLMQEPALALRVINAHFRLGDAENAQTMAQLAADADIDTRFRLEALAQLGSWPDPLQRDRIMGVYRPLPKRDALVPAKALATVAPQILGAAPGTVQAAYIETASKLGVTGIADALFALALDEAQDGAARVAAFESLVQQNDPRMDQLVIAASESDASELRLAALPLVARKAPEQAKRTLALMSEGSAQEQRVAFKTLAKTEQPFASELLASSLQRLARNEVPLDAQLELIEAAENHPAPEVRAAYQAYQAAIAADPDPLAPYRFALEGGSSRPEGNDVFFNNQIMACVRCHIVYGPGEAAGPNLSDIGLRLDRRELLEAVVAPNATIAHGYENVILTLGDGSSKFGLVSKEDQKTITLTLPSGEEETFAKSTVVKRDSMPSSMPAVFADNLSRHDLRDVVEFLARQRTDPNARATHGE
- a CDS encoding sugar phosphate isomerase/epimerase family protein; the protein is MDSRRTFLKGAFGLAAGSLLARPVLSATASLAERVQGTWFDISLAQWSLNKAFWNGEKDKMRFPQIAKNEFGINAVEYVNQFYMEGFSQAVVDELVRVSNGEGVRNVLIMCDREGRLGDPDEAKRSEAIENHRRWIEMARALGCHAIRVNAASEGTFDEQIKLAADGLRRLSEMGDLYGISVIVENHGGLSSNGAWLSAVMRQVDHPRCGTLPDFGNFVVDRETGEQYDRYLGTEQLMPFAKGVSAKTYNFMPDGYERDLDYGRLLEIVKTSGYRGYIGIEWEGSSLDEPTGILKTKKLLEMLGGRA
- a CDS encoding TIM barrel protein; the protein is MNNPMHRRDALKKVATGAAALAATRAFANQNETSEAMSMPTSDLKRNIHHSACRWCYKDIELDELCRRGKEVGLEALDLVNVDEIPTLRENGLDPSLIWGVPGGIVSGLNRLENHDNIVSFFETNIPQVANAGAKRVICFSGNRDGLDDEEGLENCKIGLQRITPIAEKHGILVVMELLNSKRNHPDYQCDHTAWGVELVKRVESEAFKLLYDIYHMQIMDGDVIATIQENHPYFGHYHTGGVPGRHEIDETQELFYPAIMRAILETGYDGYVAQEFVPSWEDPIAALAQGIRICDV